Proteins co-encoded in one Papaver somniferum cultivar HN1 chromosome 5, ASM357369v1, whole genome shotgun sequence genomic window:
- the LOC113283608 gene encoding CDPK-related protein kinase-like yields the protein MGICSSKASKKPNPFALPEELKEEEDLSVPAKSPINGVDHHQNQEPKQKQNGDKKTEDKDEEKGVGKFSTLFPFYSPSPAHSLFSKKSPAPSGNSTPRKFFKKPFPPPSPAKHIQALLARRHGTAKTNESNLLPEAGSGLDKSFGFSKNFSSKYELGEAIGRGHFGHTCSAKCKKGELKGKQVAVKVIPKAKMTTVIAIEDVRREVKLLRALTGHKNLVQFYDAFEDQENVYIVMELCEGGELLDKILSRGGKFTEDDAKAVMVQILNVVAFFHLQGVVHRDLKPENFLFATKDENSQLKAIDFGLSDFVKPDERLNDIVGSAYYVAPEVLHRSYSTEADVWSIGVIAYILLCGSRPFWARTESGIFRAVLKADLSFDESPWPSISSEAKDFVKRLLNKDARKRMTAAQALSHPWIRNCTEVKLPLDILIFRVMRSYMRSSALRKAALRALSKTLTVDELFYLKEQFALLEPNKNGCIGLENIKLALAKNSTDAMKESRVHDYLASLNALQYRRMDFEEFSAAAVSVHQLEALDRWEQHARSAYEVFEKDGNRAILIEELASELGLSPSVPVHAVLHDWLRHTDGKLSFLGFVKLLHGVSSRTIPVKAQ from the exons ATGGGTATCTGCAGCTCAAAAGCATCGAAAAAACCAAATCCCTTTGCTTTACCTGAagaattgaaagaagaagaagatctttcTGTACCTGCAAAAAGTCCCATCAATGGAGTTGATCATCACCAAAATCAAGAACCCAAACAGAAACAAAATGGTGATAAGAAGACTGAGGATAAAGATGAAGAAAAGGGTGTAGGAAAGTTTTCAACTTTGTTTCCGTTTTATAGTCCAAGTCCAGCACATTCATTGTTTTCAAAGAAATCACCAGCACCAAGTGGAAACTCAACACCAAGGAAGTTTTTTAAGAAACcatttccaccaccatcaccagctAAACATATACAAGCTTTATTAGCAAGAAGACATGGGACTGCCAAAACAAATGAATCCAATTTATTACCTGAAGCTGGTTCAGGGTTGGATAAGAGTTTTGGGTTTTCAAAGAATTTTTCCAGTAAGTATGAACTTGGGGAAGCTATAGGGCGTGGACATTTTGGGCATACCTGTTCTGCTAAATGTAAGAAAGGTGAACTCAAGGGTAAACAGGTTGCTGTTAAGGTCATACCTAAAGCTAAg ATGACTACAGTCATTGCCATTGAAGATGTTAGAAGGGAAGTTAAATTGTTGAGAGCTTTGACGGGACATAAGAATTTAGTGCAATTCTACGACGCATTTGAAGACCAAGAGAATGTGTATATTGTGATGGA ATTATGTGAAGGAGGGGAGCTTCTGGATAAAATACTTTCGAG AGGTGGTAAATTCACGGAAGATGACGCGAAGGCTGTCATGGTACAAAtactgaatgttgttgcttttttcCACCTTCAAGGTGTTGTTCATCGGGATCTTAAACCAGAG AATTTCCTGTTCGCCACGAAGGATGAAAACTCCCAATTGAAGGCCATAGACTTTGGCTTATCAGATTTTGTCAAACCAG ATGAAAGGCTTAACGACATCGTTGGAAGTGCATACTACGTGGCACCTGAAGTTCTACATAGATCTTACAGTACAGAGGCTGATGTATGGAGTATAGGTGTGATTGCATACATTCTTCTGTGTGGCAGTCGTCCTTTTTGGGCCAGAACTGAATCTGGGATATTTAGGGCTGTTCTGAAAGCCGATCTAAGTTTTGATGAATCACCTTGGCCCTCTATATCTTCTGAAGCGAAGGATTTTGTCAAGCGTCTTTTGAATAAAGATGCACGGAAAAGAATGACTGCTGCACAGGCTCTCA GTCATCCTTGGATTAGAAACTGTACTGAAGTTAAACTACCTCTGGATATTCTGATTTTTAGAGTCATGAGGTCTTATATGCGGTCATCAGCTCTTCGTAAGGCTGCTTTAAGG GCTTTATCCAAAACATTAACTGTGGATGAGCTATTTTATCTGAAGGAGCAGTTTGCCCTATTGGAGCCAAACAAAAATGGCTGCATAGGGTTGGAAAATATCAAACTG GCCTTGGCGAAAAATTCAACAGATGCGATGAAGGAGTCTCGCGTTCATGATTATCTAGCCTCG CTCAATGCACTTCAGTATAGGAGGATGGATTTTGAAGAGTTTTCAGCCGCAGCTGTTAGTGTCCATCAGCTTGAGGCACTTGATCGCTGGGAACAGCATGCTCGCTCTGCCTATGAAGTTTTCGAGAAAGATGGCAATAGAGCTATTCTCATCGAAGAACTTGCTTCG gaaCTTGGACTTAGCCCTTCAGTTCCAGTCCACGCTGTTCTCCATGACTGGCTAAGGCACACAGATGGAAAATTGAGTTTTCTTGGATTTGTGAAACTGTTGCACGGTGTTTCAAGTCGCACTATTCCTGTCAAGGCTCAGTAA